The genomic window gactgggGTTTTAATGTGCTTGAATTTGTAAGGACTGGagggcttttaaaaattatattttatattgtaatatGAATATTAACATGCAGTCTTGGgaataaatgagaaaggaaaaattctacctgagaagtgatgtgtttgtgtgccagATGAGCAAGATGTCAGTTttactgactagttttatgtcaacaaaACAAGCCAAAATCATGAGAGAGGAGGGAGTCTCAAGAAAAATACCCCATAAGATAAAACTTTAGTCAAGCCTTTAGGGCACTTTCTAAATTAAGGATTGTTGTGAGATGGTtaagcccattgtgggtggaggcACCCCTGACTTGATTCCTAGGTTTTGTAGCTAAATGGAACTCTTTGTTGCCTCTCTTCTTTGGGAGTTTGCATGAAACTTCTAGTCCCCAGGAAGAGTAAGTTCAGTTCTACCTAATGGGTCTCTGGAGTCAGTTTCTGAAATgcatgttgtcttcagcaatacaGACTTACCTTCTGCTTATGGGAAATAACAAAGGACAGCAACAATAGGCTATATTTTGTTGAGTCTCTTAGGGAGCCCTGACCAAGAACTCAAATATGGTTTCCCATATCTGGTATTAGGGTTTTTGTTAGATGGTCTTTGACTCTTGGAGGAAGCACCATCAGCTCAGATGAGTTTATTAAAATTGTGCATGTATTCTTATATACTTAAGGACCTGTGTTATAGGGATTTTTAGGTAAATAGTTAATAATGTGatttcttcttgcttttgcaGTCATCTATATTAtatctcattttctcttcctgtATTTACCCTCCCTTTCCAAATGTGCCTGCAATTTATCAGATCACTTTTCTCCTGCtattccccttttccctcctccattcttcttctgtgtctgcctccctcgCACTCCATATGTAGCCCCCTCCCATTTTCTCTATCATATCACTGTATCctaccttcctctcttctttccactttcttctctatttgTCTCCCTCCTGTTCCCTAAGGAATCCCCCTTTCCCATTTCTGTGATCAGATAATTTACACCTTGCTGTTCCCCTCTATTGCTCCCCAAGCCCCCATCCTGGCTATGGtcccattttcctttcctggtttctataGGTACTACAGGCTATTTACTCAGATCCGAACATTTTGGCGCTAGGACCTTTCCAATCCGAGAACATGGGACATCTGCAGGACAATTTTTAAACTTACAATTTTAACAGAACTCAGTTACAATAGGGTGAAactacaactcttttttttttttttactcattgtTTAAGAATTCTGCTTTTAGGACTAAATTACAGTTTGAAATAAGAAATCGTAAACACCACTTAAATAAAACAATGGTTGTTTATTGGAACTAGAATACCAGAAGCTAATATGAGGACTCTCCAATCTTCCAAGAAAATGTCCAGTCTCAAAACTGCTATCAATTTCATCATTGTCAGGCTGTAAGGATTACTtagtatttttaacatttttaccgACGTTGATATTAGAGTCCTATGGTTAGGTTGCTGTGGTCATAATCAATTTGATGGTGGACAGCTGTTCTCAAATTAGTCCTTAACCCGCACAAAGATTTTGACTTTTGATTGCTTCATCTTCTGGTACTCAGAAAATCCACACATGTCTttatatatacgtgtatataaaGTCCCTTTTCTCCTCTGAGCTCTTCAATTTTCTTTGGGGCTTGAGTGTGCTCATACTGGACTGGCTGGCTTGTGTGGTTTGTCTTATTTTTCGGTATCACATGAGCACGTAGATGGATGGTAGTTTAACTTTTAAATGTCCATTCAGCTTTCAAGCAGAAATGTTCTTCCTTGCTCAGTCTTGTTGGCCCTGCTTgcgaagagaaaggagggagaggaactTCTAGGGTATTATAAGTTGACAGAAGggcaaaatattaaatatgggATCACAGTTTGACTTATACGAACAGGTTTTTGTAAGCTCCAGTACATACCATAGAATATGTTGCGAAGTACTGGGCTCGGATGGAAACCCTTTACTGGGAGTGCTGCAAAGCAAAGGTGCACTTTTTGTATATCGCATAGAGCAGAAGAATCGAGCGTAGCATCTGTTTGCACATGGCCATTGTCATCTCGATCTGTGGCTCCCTGAGTCCAGTGGGCCACTGTTGCTCTTTGCTGACAATTTTGCTAAAGGCCGATGTATCAGAAACTTTGAAGGTTCCAGTCCACTTGGGTGGCTGGACTGTAATGACCCTGCCAAAGACTGAATCCAATCCAATGAGACGGATGGGCTGGGGCTTCCTAATCATTCGTTTCTTCTTGGCTGATGTTCCTTTTTGTGGCTCAGGTGGATGGCTAGGTAACTCTGAGCTCTTCACAGCTTCCATCCTCGGGTGCTCCAAGACTACAGCAACTTCATGAAAGCACCGCTGTACTTCAAGATCAGAAGGGCTCTGTGGGAAGCAAGGCGAGACCCTAAAAGGATGTTTGGAGGAAAAGGTAGGTGTTGTGTGCCGTAGCCATTGCAAATTCTCATCCAGGGGGGTCCATGGTGACCAGAGCTGGTATCCTGCCATTGATATCCTGACTGCACTCCCCCACAAAACACAGACTCCAGAGGAGGAGCTGAGTCTTTCCCTATCTGGTACTTAGCAACAGCCTTTATGACATAAGGCCACCAGAATCTAACCCACAGCAGGGCTGAAGGCTAGAGGTACCCCTCTATGAGGTATCAGGACTTGCCTACTGCCCAATCCCCAGAAAGCCAGATGGAGACCCTGGAGGCCAAGACAAATTTTGTTCCATAATCACAAGATGATAgttaagaattattttctgtTATACAATAACAGTGAACAGGAAATAAGATGTTATACTTATACCAATAAACATAAAAAACGTCACTAAGACACCTTTGAAAATATCCtaaataaaagagcaaaatgaAAGTAATGTGCAAATCTAAAGAGACATTTCTGCCCTCTCTTGTTCTTCATCTAtcttctttgttgttctcttctcATTGGATACTTCCATTCAGAAACACTGCAACTGTGATGTTGGAATATGGTTTAAATatcttgttttatatatttgggttcatttggttggttgggtttgtttgtttcttcaagatggagcctgtgtgctgAGTTTGTAACTCACTGGTAGAGGGCATGCCTGGTATGTgtgaggctctgagttcattctccaatgctgagaaaaaaaatcaaaggataaTGCCTTgctaagtgtggtggtttgaataggcataGCCCACATAGACTCATGCagttgaatgcttggcccatagggagtggcaccgTATGGCCTTattaaaggaagtgtgtcactatgggggtggCCTTTGAGGTCTACTATGCTCAAGCTATACCCATTCTCCTGCTACTTcaaggatgtagaactctcagctccttcttaaGTACCATGTAAGCCTGCactctgccatgtttcctgccatgacaataatggactagatctctgaaactgtaggccaatgccatgttttcttttataagagatgctgttgtcatggtgtttcttcacaacaataaaaccctaactaagacactaagtAGCCCAGGTTAGTCTTAAACTTtctatatagcccagactggtcttgaacttgcttaGTATCCCTAGGTACCCAGTATACACTATGTAACTTGGGTTAGCCCCAAACACATGGTCATTCTGCTTCGGTTCCCCAGGTATGAGGGCTACAATTGCACACTGCCATGTCTGTGCTTATTCTCTCTGGTTTTTCTTTGATTTACCTTTGAAGACAGGCATTCACTAGTGTGAAACAATGTCACTGACATTGAAGAACACAACTCCATGTGGTTGGGAAAAAAATGGAGGGACTTTGTCTCACAGCCACATGGACATCTATTAAAATTCCCCAATCAAAGGCAAACAAAATCAGTGAGCTTTTTGATAAGGAGAAGAATCAAGTGTAGGCTTTGAGAAAAAAATGGATACCTAAGTTCTTGAGAATACGCTATGGAAGGAACCTTGGGCCTTTGAGGGTACATTATTTGAAGTAGTTAATCTTTAACTAAAGTTGAGGGGGGTGAACAAAAAATCTTGGTGTACTCACTTCCTTGTGAAACCAATTTCTATGAATAAAATCATAAGATTATTTGTGAAAGCACTTGGAAGCCCTAAGTATGAGGAAGAAACCtgattaaaatagaaatatataaaaataaagatatcaatGTATGTTTGTTAAACAGAGGCCACACAaagctattaaaataaatatttagataaGATAATATGTGTGGTTCACTGGCCATCTTAATAATGTTGTCTATAGTTTTTCAGGAAAAAGTATgatttctatttccaatttccaTGTAGGCCAATATCCTGTCAACTATGCTGAAACAATTGACATAGAAAAATACTGCAGACATAAAAACTAAGTTAGTTCTAAGAAGGGTGATGTCAAGGGAggactctttctctttcttatacCCCTGGAATCTTTTCCCATATTTACATCCTGCTTCAGCAACATACAAATCATTACAAGTTAAAATTATCATAAtaattgatattttgatttttaattagaATTTTAAGTGGTCACTTGTCAGGAAGATCACTAAGGTCTTCAGAAAGTGTTTTATGTCACTGCTATATACAGCTGTAttagttacatttttattgttgtgataaaataccatgaccaaggcaacttacaaaagaaagcatttaattggactTAACACTTCAGCAGGTAAGAGTCTATGATGGCAGAGCAAAAGCATCATAGCATGAACATCCAAGAGCTTACATCTCGAATCACAAGCAGGAGGTAAAGAAAAATAGCTTGGAATGGTGAAATAGCATGTgtattttgaaacctcaaaaccttcCCTGTGACATACCAcataacaagaccacaccttctaataattcCTAAACAGTTCCGCCAACTAGAGTCCAAGTATTGGAACAATAAGCATATgagagacattctcattcaaatttcCACAACAGAATACATTcagatcagaatatattgttatGCCATTAGGAACTTATAATTCTTtgagtcattttctttattaagcaCATTGgctaaatataaaaagtataagaGAAGAGTCAAATTAACCAAACAAACTCCCATAGCATTCAACCAAAGTTAATTTTAATGaatcttataaaacaaaatacagataTAAGAAACAattcagaaaattcaaaacattataGTATATACTTTAAGGTATAGTTCTACCACTACAAATAATAATGAATTTGACATGATCAAAACACTTCCACTGTATTATCTCATATGtatataagaatatttttattcaacACCATGGAGTGGCTTCCAGCTAGTTTGTGGTATGGGAAATTTTCAGTTTATTCATTTCCCTCTGATATTTTAGTCATTTTCATCTATGAAATAAATGTACAATAGACAGAAAACAGTAAACATACACAAATGATATTACATCTATAAGGCATGCAAGAACTAAATTCTTGAGGGTCAAAATAATTGTTCAACCTTTTCTTATGATACTCAGAGCCACATCGAGGGCCGCTATTTCCCAGGGAAGAGCTCTGTACTGAGCCATACACCCAGCTCAAGTTGACTATCATATAGACCTCCGTCTTCTGGAATGAAAGAAAGTAACACAGCCTATGGAAagcttggaaaggaaaaaagacatgGAGCAAGAGTTGACTGATAAAGATGAACAACCTTCTAGGTAGCATTTGCCAGTGGTCATCTCCATATCAATAGATGGCAGACTCCCAATCTCTTCTTCTTATGGGAAGTTTCTCTTCAGCAGGAAGTGAGGAAAGTAAAGAAGTAAAGCTCATATCTACACTCActgtttcttttactaatgtAGAGATAAATTCACATTTCTTTTTGCAAAAGCACAGCTTTTAGAATCGCCCTCAATCTGTAGATGCCTGTACCTCTTTTGAATCATCAACACTAAATATTCCAAAGAAACACATTTGTAGTAAAACAGTTTACCTTCTCACAGGTGATATaatccattttttttatatttccactTTATGGCCCCAGTATCTTTTCCAAATGTCTCTTTGAGTTGTCTATGGAGACTCCTACTCACCAACTAGTAAACTGTCTGACCATTTACACAGACACTGTGTACATTTATATGGTATGGCAAGGTTAGAGTCTAGAGGATCATGTAAGCTGGGCAGGAGAAAGGTTGAATAAGGAAGGGCTACTAAAAGAGACCTAGCATACATAATGATACTCTGAAAAAGCTTTTCTGATCGTGGCCTTCACTAGACTAGAGTTAAGAAGCCTATTGCCAGATAGTCCTCCCCATTGTCTGAGTCTATCAGTGTCCTTTCCAGACTTGTAGGACTTGATGGTATAATAATTAATCATCATCTACTTGACTGGCTTTATAATAACTAAGGAAATATGCCTCTGTGAACTTCTGTAAATGAGTGTCTAGGTTAGGTTAACTTAGGTGGAAAGATCTACCCTGAATTTGGGTGGAATCATGTCATGGGCTGGGGTTCTGACTTGAATAAAGGGAGACAGTAAGCTGAGCAACAGTGGtcatcactctgcttcctgattgagGATGTAATTAGTGCACCAAGCTGAAGCCTGTTGGCTGCTTGGCCTTCCCTGCCAGAAAGGTCTGTACCTTCaaatagaaaagcaaaatatTCCTTCTCATTTTGTCACGGCAGTGAGGGAAGTAACTAATACAGTGGATTTATCTTGTTAAATACATGATGGAacgaaaaaaaaataaaagaaatacatgtcCATTTATTTATGGTGAGAAAACTCACAGCAAAATTCCTTCAACACAGGTAAATACTATAAACATGAGTGATAAAACAATAATTTCTAATCTGCTGCTAAAAATCCCTCTGTTTTGTTCCACAGTCTTCTTGCTTtgtattctttaattttctctccacGGCttaataaaccttcttctcattTGTGTAACATCACTAGTAAGATGAGAGAAAGTGTGATAAATTTTTCAGTTGGTGAAAAATTTTATCAACTTTATTTTCTCAGTAAGCAATGAATCTTGAAGGCATTTGGAGTTTCATGtggagtatttgtgtgtgtgtgtgtgtgtctgtgtgtctgtgtgtctctctctgtgtgtgtgtctgtgtgtgtctgtgtgtgtctgtgtgtgtctgtgtgtctttatgtgtgcATATTGACAACACTCATTGACAGGCTAGTTTGTGTCATAGTATAGTATACATTTTATGGGTTACTTGATAAAATCTCATATCAAAAGATGGAGAAATAAATTCTTAAGTTTATTTCTGACAGAAGACTTATGTATTAAGTAGCTGAAAAGAAGAATTGAACCTTCTGCTTCTAATTTTACACATTTGGatatttaaaagtgttttttttccacagaataaCTTCTGACTTCAGATATTTCCagttgtattctttctttttaaatcctaAGTGTTGTGTGCATATTTGCACTAAGATAGAACCTTGACCTTACTACCAAGTGAGTCAAGTCAGCAGGAGAGAGAAATATTCTTAGATGTGCTTCCTATACCAAGACAGTAAGCACTTAACTCAAGGGCAAACAGAAGCAACCATGAATCCTGTAACTATAGCTTACATGTCCAAGCTAAATATACTCATTTCATTTcaactcacagctgtctttctGCTATAGAAAATGAGGGCAGGAGTAACAGAAGAGATGTCAGGGTGTAGAGAAACAGCATTGTTAACTAATGCATATGGTATTTGCAGTACTTTTTGAATAAACAtctatattcattaaaatatattattaagatCTTTGCAATGGCTTTGGAAAAGACTCAGAAATCAGGCTGTCTAAGATATGAACTTGTATAGTTGAACAAGGGTAACTTCGTCTTTGGCCTACTGAGATGATTCACATGTGTCCCCTGGAATATATAACAAATGTGAGGTATTCTTGAGGAAGGGCTTCTAAGATGGGTTTGTGTCATAAAAGTAGTGCCCTCATATGTGGATTAATGTTGGTATTGAAGGTAAATGTGTTGCCTCAGTAGCaagatttgttttccttttattttttttattcgatatactctttatttacatttgaaacgatttcccctttcctggataccccctccctgaaagttccataagccctcttccttccccctgttcaccaatcaacgccttcctgcttccctgtcctggtattcccctacactgctgcactgagcttttccaggaccaggggccactccttccttcttcttgggcatcatttaatatgtgaaatgtgtcttgggtattccaagcttctagatccgtttatcagtgagtgcataccatgtgtgttcttttgtgattgggtcacctcgcTCAGTCTGACAATTTCCAGTTCctcccacttgcctaagaatttcatgaattcattgtttttaatagctgagtagtattccatagtgtaaatataccacattttctgtatccattcctccattgaggaacatctaggttctttaacgcttctggctattataaatagggctgctttgaacataatgGTGCATGAATCCTTACTGCATGTTggagaaatcctctgggtatatgcccaggagtggtatagcagggtcctccagtagtatcatgcccaggtttctgaggaaccaccaaagtgatttccagagtagttgtacctgcttgcaatcccaccagcagcagaggagtgttcctctttctctacatccttgccagcacctgttttctcctgagtttttgatcttagccattctgactggtatgaggtggaaccTCAacgttgtttcgatttgcatttccctgatgactaaagatgttgaacatttctttaggtgattctccaccattcaatatttctcaggtgaaaattctttgtttatctctgtaccccattttcggtagggttatttggctctgtggagtctaacttcttaagttctttgtatatcttggatataaagccctctgttagatgtagggttggtaaagatcttttcccaattggttagttgtcgttttgtccttttgacaatgtcctttgccttatagaaactt from Apodemus sylvaticus chromosome X, mApoSyl1.1, whole genome shotgun sequence includes these protein-coding regions:
- the LOC127675823 gene encoding FANCD2 opposite strand protein-like → MAGYQLWSPWTPLDENLQWLRHTTPTFSSKHPFRVSPCFPQSPSDLEVQRCFHEVAVVLEHPRMEAVKSSELPSHPPEPQKGTSAKKKRMIRKPQPIRLIGLDSVFGRVITVQPPKWTGTFKVSDTSAFSKIVSKEQQWPTGLREPQIEMTMAMCKQMLRSILLLYAIYKKCTFALQHSQ